In Deinococcus sp. QL22, the following are encoded in one genomic region:
- the glnA gene encoding type I glutamate--ammonia ligase, with translation MDTAGVKFLRLQFTDILGATKNVEVPQSQFEKALRGDVTFDGSSVEGFTRIEESDMLLRPDLGTFLIYPQFSREEGERGKVARLICDVHLPDGTPFEGDPRRVLRRQVERAQTLGFEMFVGTEPEFFLFERTATGVGSTVTHDRAGYFDLAPIDKGERIRREITNKLVQMGFEIEAAHHEDAPGQHEIDFRYAPALETADRIATFKFVVKRVALEYGLLASFLPKPLPGVNGSGMHCHLSLFRDGVNTFADPDGEHGLSVTARQFIAGLLEHAGGMTAITNPLVNSYKRLVPGYEAPVNIAWSTSNRSALIRVPAKRGNSTRAELRMPDPSCNPYLALAAMLAAGLDGIAEKLEPPPAIARNIYKMTVREKRHHRVRELPTDLREAVDELEKDEVIAGALGEHVLDHFVEAKRAEWRDYSATIHAWELNRYLDLI, from the coding sequence ATGGACACGGCGGGCGTCAAGTTTTTGCGCCTGCAATTCACCGATATTCTGGGGGCCACCAAAAACGTAGAAGTGCCTCAGTCTCAGTTTGAAAAGGCGCTGCGCGGCGACGTGACTTTTGACGGCAGCAGCGTGGAGGGATTCACGCGCATAGAGGAATCCGACATGCTGCTGCGCCCCGATCTGGGCACATTCCTGATCTATCCACAGTTTTCGCGCGAGGAAGGCGAGCGCGGCAAGGTGGCCCGCCTGATTTGCGACGTGCATTTGCCCGATGGCACGCCCTTTGAGGGCGATCCGCGCCGGGTGTTGCGGCGGCAGGTGGAGCGGGCGCAGACGCTGGGCTTCGAGATGTTCGTGGGCACCGAACCCGAATTTTTCCTGTTCGAGCGCACGGCCACCGGCGTCGGCAGCACCGTGACGCATGACCGCGCCGGATACTTCGACCTCGCGCCGATAGACAAGGGCGAGCGCATTCGCCGCGAAATCACCAACAAGCTGGTGCAGATGGGCTTTGAAATCGAGGCCGCGCACCATGAAGACGCTCCCGGCCAACACGAAATTGATTTCCGTTATGCACCTGCGCTGGAAACCGCAGACCGGATCGCTACTTTCAAGTTTGTGGTCAAGCGGGTGGCGCTGGAATACGGCCTGCTCGCCAGCTTTTTGCCCAAGCCCCTGCCCGGGGTCAACGGCAGCGGAATGCACTGCCACCTCAGCCTCTTCCGAGACGGCGTGAACACTTTTGCCGATCCAGATGGCGAACATGGCCTGTCGGTCACTGCGCGGCAATTTATTGCAGGTCTGCTGGAACACGCGGGCGGCATGACGGCCATCACCAATCCGCTGGTCAACAGTTACAAACGCCTCGTGCCCGGTTACGAAGCGCCCGTGAATATCGCGTGGAGTACCAGCAACCGCAGCGCCCTGATCCGTGTGCCTGCCAAGCGCGGCAATTCTACCCGCGCCGAACTGAGGATGCCTGACCCCAGTTGCAACCCTTATCTGGCGCTGGCCGCGATGCTGGCGGCTGGCCTGGACGGGATTGCCGAGAAGCTGGAGCCGCCGCCCGCCATTGCCCGCAACATCTACAAGATGACCGTGCGCGAAAAGCGCCACCACCGCGTGCGCGAACTGCCCACTGACCTGCGCGAGGCTGTAGATGAACTGGAAAAAGACGAGGTGATCGCCGGAGCGCTGGGTGAGCATGTGCTGGATCATTTCGTGGAGGCGAAACGGGCCGAATGGCGCGACTACAGCGCCACCATTCATGCCTGGGAACTGAACCGGTATTTGGACTTGATTTAA